A stretch of DNA from Vidua macroura isolate BioBank_ID:100142 chromosome 12, ASM2450914v1, whole genome shotgun sequence:
ACCCTGCTCCACCTTGGGCCAGGATGTCTGACTGGACATCCCCGTCGTAGTTCTTGCAGGCCCAGACAAAGCCGCCGGAGGATTTCAGCATCTGGGCAACCATGTCATCGATGAGCCGGTGCTCGTACCAGATCTTCAGCTTGTCAAACTCCGTCTTGTAGTGCCTGGGAGCCCAGGCCAGGGGTCAGCCGTGCTCACCCCACGTGGGTCTcactgccagcacccccaggacagCCCAGACCCCAACGCAGGTCCATACTTATCAAAGATCTCCTGGAAGATGTCCTTGAAGCGCCCGTCATAGGCCTTGAGGATGGTGTTCTTAGTGCTCAGGTAGAGCGGCCACTTCTTCTGGATGGCGTACTGGAAGCAGCTGTGCGCAAAGCCAGAGATGGACTGCAAGGGAAGCACGTGGACCTCGTGGGACCCTGTCCCTCAGCCTGGCACCTCCCCTGGGCGGCAAGGCACACTGCCCTGCAGGGGCTCCCCGAGCCCCACCTCGTCTGAGCTGTACATGCCCACGCCCACACCGTGTACCTCATCCCTGTTGTACATACCCATGCCCACACCATGTACCTTGTACCATGTTGTACATGCCCATGCCCATGCTATGTACCTCATCTGTGTTGTACATGCCCATGCCCACAGCATGTACCTTGTACCGTGTGGTATGTGCCCATGCCATGGCCATGCCATGTACCTCATCTGTGTTGTACATGCCCATGCCCACAGCATGTACCTTGTACCATGTTGTACGTGCCCATGCCCACGCCCATGCCATGTACCTCATCCGTGTTGTACATGCCCATGCCCATGCCCATGCCATGTACCTCATCCGTGTTGTACATGCCCATGCCCACGCCGCCGCCGGGGAAGTTGAACACCTCCCACTCCTTGGGCCCGCTGCCGTCCTTTGGCGTGAAGACCAGCTTGAACGTCCCGGACTTGTTCACCACGAAGTCGGTGGCTTTGTACTGCGGGGGCCAGGCAGAGCGtcaggcggggctggggcaggggctggggcagctgctggccagcCGTGCTGCGCTGGCTCACCTGGTCACCGTGGGCGTGGCGGCCAATGGTGATGGGCTTGGTCCAGCCGGGCACCAGACGAGGAATGTTCTTGCAGATGATGGGCTCCCGGAACACCGTCCCCCCCAGGATGTTTCGGATGGTGCCATTGGGGCTCTTCCACATCTTCTTCAGCTTGAACTCTGTGGGGCATGCAGATGGGACCCCTGAAcgacccccccagcccctctgaaGCACgtggctcctgcccagcacccaGCTCCACTGTGCCACGGGCTGCTGCCAGACCCTGCTGCAAGGGGAGGGACAGCCAGCATGAGATCatggctggcacagggcagaggtcactgtgtccccagtcccaggTCCGTGGGgtccccacagcagccctgagcccccagggtggggatgggggcACAGCACTGAGTAcggtgcagctcccagcccaccaGAAACCTGAGCTGGCAGTGGGAAGGCACTGCTGACCCCAAGGGGCACAGACAGGAGACTCAGcaccccacagagctgccagcaccccCCCACAGCGACGGGAGCTCGGCCCCTTGCCCCTGCCCACCTTCCACCCTGGCTTCATCAGGCGTGATGGTGGCACACTTGACAGCCACGCTGTACTTCTGGGTGGCCAGAGCTGAGTCAATGGTGACCTGGTCATCTGTCTTGTCCCGATGTGGCAGCCCCAGGTCGAAGTATTTTAGCTGGACATCCACGTTGGGCAGGATGAGCTGAGGGGCCAGGAGAGTGTCAGAATGGGGGGGACAGTGCGAGgtgcctggggagcagcaccacagcatggccagccctggcacccatcccggcccagcctggctgcctgcccAAGATGGTTCTGCTGACCAGAACGATCCCCCCTGCCTTGGACAGGCCTCCCTGCGTgagacagctcctgctgcccagaaCCGCCTCACTTAAAAGCCCTTCTGGTAGTTGTGCCGATTTTACAACCTGCTTCCTgcagacagagggacagaggcgggagggacagacagagggcagcacagggatcACCGGTTCCCCGTACAACGTCCCAGCTCCACTTGTGCCACACCCGCCCGTTCCTGGGGCGGGACCCCATCACCTTCTCCTTAATGAAGGCCCAGATGATCCGCGTCATCTCGTCCCCGTCCATCTCCACCACCGGGTTTGCCACCTTGATCCGCTTGTCAGCATCTGGAGAGCGGGGGGGGTGTTAGGGGTGCACCCCTGGTCCCACAGCTCCACACCCCTGTGTGGGGCCAGGGCATCCTGTCGGGaccacacagccctgcccagtcAGGTGTGGGTGCCACCCTGGCTCAGGCACAGGTACAGGTCAGGGGCAAGCCCCGCTGGAGTCTGGGCCAGTTATTGGGGCCAccactgctggagcaggggtCAGAGTGCAAAACCAGCACGtgaggggcacagggatggggacacattCCTCCCAGAGTGGGATCCACGCGTAAGCTGGGCTCCAACGCCTCAGTGAGATCAAGGATGGGACCAGAACCAGGAGCAGGTGCAGTCCCCTGGGGCCAGACTCAGGCACAAACCGAGGTGCAAATCTCTGTGTGGTTCCTGGACCAGGACTAAACCCCCCTGGGTGCCAAACCTGTCTGTGGGTCAGGCTGTAAAACCACACGTGGTACCCACAGCAGAGGTGACCCTCCCTGAGTGGGACCTGAGCATTGATAAGCAACAAAACTCTGCGTGGTACCATGACCAAGAGTGAACCCTCCTGGGGGGGCAAAATCCCGCGTTGGTCGCGGACCTTGagcgaccccccccccccacacaccaGGCTCAGACCAGGTACGAGCTGGAGCGCAAAACGCCACGTGGAACAGGGACCAAATTCCCCAGGGACCAAATTCATCTGTGAAACCCCCCGGAGAACCGGGACCAAACCCCCCAGGACCAGACCTAGCTACAAAACCCGGCGTGGGTCCGCAAAAGGCCCGCGGACCGGACCGTCAGTACGCGTGAGTCCGGATCCGATTTCAGACACCGCCCCCCAAAAGAATCCGAGCCGCCGCCCCCCCGTGGGTCCGGAGCACTCCCGGCTCGCGGCGGGCGCAGCCCCGGAACGCCGAGGTCTCCCCCACATccccccagggtgtccccactCACAGTGCCGGCGCTGCCCCgcgccggcggcgggcggcgggcagcggggcaggcGGCTGAGCGCCGGGGCAGCGCGGAGGTAACGGGCGGCCATGGCGTGGGCGGACACGACGGGGCGGACACCGGGGCGCGGTTCTCTCCGCCCCGGGGCGGGACAGAGCCCCGGCTCCCCTCGTGGGGCCCCGCGGGGGCTGCGGAGGGGCCCGCGCGGGGTCCCGCGGTGGGGTCGGGACTTTGCTGCATCCCGCCCCAGTGCCAGAGCACAGCGCGGCCGCGATCCGCAGCACGCCCCGTCCCCACCGAAGGGATGTTGCATCCCTCGGTACGTCGGGGTTGCGCGTAAGTGGCCAAACCCCAGGTGGAGTGAGAACCAAACCCACCCGGGATCAGACCCGTCTGTAAAATGCCGTGTGGAATTGAGGCCAGGCCCGATTTGGCCCAGGACCAAATCTATCTGTAAAACCCTGCGTGGGATCTGGACCACCCTCCATGGAATCTGACTCGGTTGCCAAACCCCACAGGGATCAGGCACCAAACTCCCCCAGGACCTGATCCGGTTGTAAATCCCCTCGTGGAACAGGGAACAAAACCCCCTGGGACCAGACCTAGCTGCAAAACCCTGCCTGGGATCAGAAATGAAACGAAACCTGGGGATCACACACGGGTTTAAAATGCCTCGTGGAATTGTGAATGGCCCCACCCCCCGGGACCAGACCGATTTGCAAAACCCCTCGTGGAACGGGCATCAGACATCCCCAGGATCAAAGCCAGCTGTTAAAACCCTCATAGAACTGGGACCAAACCCAGCTGCAAAACTCCGTGTGAAACTGGGGGGGGTACCGCGGGGTTGGGGGGCATGCAGACACAGCCTGACCCTACATGGAAGCCGGCGTCCCTGCTCACGGCTGGCGCGTGACTCGGCAGCTGGATCCAGCAGGACAAGGGCAACTGCCACTGTTCCACCAGGGACCTTCACCTCTCCTGGCCCCCGcgtggggaggaggaggaggaggaggaggaggaggatgacaACGACGACTACAACGACGATGACGACGGGGGCGATGCACACCAGGGGCACCCCAAGAAGGTGCATGGAGCGTGCCAGGGTTGCCGGGAGGCTGCTCGGGCTGGGAATTTGttgtcctgctgtcccagccaAGCCGATGGCTTTTTTTAGCCACATGGGACGGGCAGAGCCTGTTCCAGGAGGAaaaacagccctggagctggcagcccccggcggaggggctgggggagctgcggCAGTCGTTGACGTCTGCCGGCTTTAACATTAACCAGAGCAGGAGCCGCGGGCCCGCAGTGGCGGGGGGGTCAGCAGCGCTCggggtgtccctgctcccaccgtgtgccagcactgctcgGGGCTGCCTGGCCGCCgccccagctgcccccctgGCTGCCCTTGCCCTGGCCCCGCGGTTGGAGCCGCCCAGTGACCGCAGCGCCGGCAGGACGAGGTCAGGCCAGCGCCGGGGCAGTCCCCCCGCGAGGAAAGGACGAGAGCGGCCATGTGGCACAAGGCCAGGGAAGGCCCCAGACAAAGGCACCGCCCGTTCATGCCCGGCCGCAGCCCAGCCACCCTCCCCGCTGTGCCACTCCAGTGTCCCCGGCGTGGCCGCCCTGGGGACATGAGAGTGCTGGCAGGGCCGGCACCTCAGGGGGTGACAGGGCCCGCAGGTTTGTGACCCGGCCAGAGCATAAGAAGGACATGGTGTGGGGCTCCGTGTGTGCCCcgctgccctgtgcctgcccgTGGAGGGGCAGCGGGGGCTGACAGGGGCCGTGCTTCCTCGCGCTGCCCGCAAATGCAGGAGCCCGCAGCACcgcccagagctgctggcccGCAGGCTGGAGTGGGGGCTGTGTCCCCCCCCTTGGGCAACCATCCGacctcctggagctgccagcatgACCCTGCCTGGGACCCCTCTGGGCACTCCTGCCcgcccagcacaggcagtgttTCAGtgatcccagcagctctgggtgctgctgacACCCGGCTGCCAGCCACCAGCTCCGAGTGTGCCCCTGAGGGGACACCCGTGGCCGCGGTATCCCTGAACCCCACAGAGCCACACGTCGCCGTGAGGTGCCCAGACCCATGAATTACCCCAAACTCCCTGAGCTCGCTACCACCACAAGATCTCATCATGATGCTCGAGGTGTACACAGGAATTAGGTGTCCCCATAGCCACCCCTGCTAGCAGGGACCCCCAGGAAGGGCCCCCAGTGGGTGCTGCCCCCCAGCCAGGCTCCCCAGTAGCCCCATGGTGCTGGAAGCCCCTCAGTGTGCTGGGGCTGAAACACTCAGTTCTGGGCACACCAGCACGACCCCTTCAGGGCCGGTGCCATCCCAGAAACCGTGGGGGGCAGGCACAGGCCCCTCCAGTTCCCTCCCCCAGAAGCGGCGACGACTCCCCGGCCAGGAGCGGCCGCCCCCAGCCCTCGCTCCCCCGGGGCCCCCGGCGCggtggcggggccgggccggggcggggaggggcggGCCGGCCCTTTGTTGTGCTGCGGGCGGAGCCCCCCGGAGCCGCCCCCGCACCGCCCCGCACCGCCGGGGGGGGGAACACCCCGGAGCCGCCCCCGCAGCCTGCGGCTCCCGCCGCGCCCCGGAGCCGCCGAGCGGGTGAGCAGCGGGGGGGGGCCCCGGGCACGGGATGCGCGTGCGGGGAGCGAGCGTGCAAGGGGCGGGCGCGCCCGCGCCGCGCGCGTGCACGGGCCGTGCTCCGGCGGGCGCGCGTGCACCGCGCTGTGCACGGGCCGGCGCGTGCACGCGCGCGGGGGACCCCGAGGGACGCGTGCCGGGGGGGGGCTGGGAGAGCACGGGAACGCGAGAGTGTGCGTGTGACAGAGTGTGCGTGTGACAGAGTGTGCGTGTGTGTGAGAGTGTGCGTGTGTGTGAGAGTGTGCGTGTGTGTGACTGTGAGAGTGTGCATGTGAGAGTGTGCGTGTGGTGTGTGCCTGTGAGTGTGTGAATGCGTGTGACTGTGCGTGTGCATCGCTGTGTGATTGTGTGTGTGACAGTGTGTGAGTAACCATGTGTGTGTGACCGTGTGTGTGCATCGCTGTGTGATTGTGTGTGTGAGTGGCAGTGTGTGAGggactgtgtgtgtgtgcatcgctgtgtggctgtgtgtgtgcagctgggTGTGCCTGTGTGACTCTGAGCcggtgtgtgtgcatgt
This window harbors:
- the IDH2 gene encoding isocitrate dehydrogenase [NADP], mitochondrial; protein product: MAARYLRAAPALSRLPRCPPPAAGAGQRRHYADKRIKVANPVVEMDGDEMTRIIWAFIKEKLILPNVDVQLKYFDLGLPHRDKTDDQVTIDSALATQKYSVAVKCATITPDEARVEEFKLKKMWKSPNGTIRNILGGTVFREPIICKNIPRLVPGWTKPITIGRHAHGDQYKATDFVVNKSGTFKLVFTPKDGSGPKEWEVFNFPGGGVGMGMYNTDESISGFAHSCFQYAIQKKWPLYLSTKNTILKAYDGRFKDIFQEIFDKHYKTEFDKLKIWYEHRLIDDMVAQMLKSSGGFVWACKNYDGDVQSDILAQGFGSLGLMTSVLVCPDGKTIEAEAAHGTVTRHYREHQKGRPTSTNPIASIFAWTRGLEHRGKLDSNPDLIRFAQTLEKVCVDTVESGTMTKDLAGCIHGLANVKLNEHFVNTTDFLDAIKNNLDKALGKK